The following is a genomic window from Nitrospira sp..
GACCTTCGTTTCAACCGCCTGGCCGTCCACGCCCATATATTCCAGTCCGGCGCTGCAGGCAATCAGACGAAACTGCCCGACTTGTTTCGCATCCTGAAACATTTCTGAAATCTTCGGAACCTTCTTCTCTTTCAACAAGCGCGTCACTTCCTCGGCAGAGCCCGCATATTCCGGAGGAAAGTCGATCTGGTCGACCTTTCCTTCTGCCAGTTTTTTGATCGTCCAGAATAGCAGGACCACGATCACGTCCTTCCCCATCGCCGCAGCCGTCATGCCGAGCGTTGCGACTTGATGCAGCTTATCGTAGGTGGCGTTGTGGGCAAAGATGACGAATTTTGGCTTCTGCGACATGGGACGCTAGCTACTTCTTTTTCGCGCGTGCCTTCACGCTATTGATGTAATCGGCGATGGCCGCATCCACTTCTGCCGGGACCAATGGCCGGTCGTGGGTTTCACTCTCATCGACCAGATACTTGTCGCGATCCTTTTCCTGCCGCACCACTACGGTGTTCTCCGGCGTCACTTCGATCAGCATAAACCACTCTTTCGCCCCCTGGGTGATCACGACTTCTTTCCCAAGCCCCTTCTTGCCGATCTCAATCTGAAACTCATCGTTCTCGGCGGCAAGAGAATCGCCCAAGTCTGATCCGCCGCCTGCAATGAGGATAAGCAGCAGCAAGAAAACCCGTGACCGCCGAGAAGTGAGAGTGCGCAGACTCATAAAAGATTTGCTCTCTATTTGTACGATTGACTCATTATATGATGCCGCCCGGTGCAGGTAAACTATGGATCGCAGGGCCTTCCGGTTCAGAGGAGCCTCATGCTAGGATCTCCCCCGCATGGATGCCATTCTCGAGACAGTCACACAATATGTCCCGGCCCACGTGCTTATCTGGCTCACCGTCTGTTCGTTGATCGGATTCATCGGCACGCTGATCGCCATCCCGTTTATCATGGTACGGCTCCCGGCGGACTATTTCGACATCCGGGTCCCGCGCTATTGGATGCAAGATCGCCAGCCCGTCCTTCGATGGGTCGGACTCATCGTCAAGAATGCGGTGGGCGCCATATTCCTCCTGGCCGGATTCGCGATGTTGTTTCTCCCCGGCCAAGGCATTCTGACCATGCTCATCGGCATCTCCCTCTTGGATTTTCCAGGCAAGCGGACACTGGAAGCGAAAATCGTCGGCCAGCCGACCGTCTTGCAGGCCCTCAATGCGATGCGCGCCAAGTTCGACAAACCGCCCCTAACCATCGCGCCAAGTTCTTGAGACGCCATGCCGACAGCTAATACCAGCCGCAAGACGCTCTACCTGATCGATGGAAGCGCCTACATCTACCGTGCGTTCTTTGCCCTTCCCGCGCTGAATAATTCCAAGGGGCTCCAGACAAACGCGGTCTACGGATTCATGACCACGCTGCTGAAAATTCTGCGGGAGCGGAAACCGGACGGGATTGTCGTGGCCTTCGACGAACGCGGACCGACATTCCGGCAGCAAGAATTCAAAGAGTACAAGGCCCAACGGCCTCCGATGCCCGACGGCATGAGCGCACAGATCCCCTATATCCATCGCGCTGTCGAAGCCTTGAACATCCCCGCCGTGAAACAGGCCGGCTACGAAGCGGACGACCTGATCGGCACGCTGGCGAAACAGGCGGAGCGGGCGGGCGAGGACGTCGTCATCGTCACCGGCGACAAAGACATGCTGCAACTCGTCACGCCGCACATCCGCATCTACGATCCCGTGAAAGACAAATGGTCCGGTGAAGCCGAGTCTATCGCCAAGTTCGGCGTCGAACCGGCGCGCGTCGTCGAAATCATGGGGCTCATGGGCGACGCTTCGGACAACATCCCCGGCGTCAAAGGCATCGGCGAGAAAACGGCCATCAAGCTCATCGCGCAGTTCGGCACCATCGACGACTTGCTCCGCCGCGTCGAGGAAGTCACCCCGGCCCGCGTCAAAGCCATGCTGATCGAGCAAGCCGACAATGCCCGGCTCAGCCGCAAGCTGGCCACCATCGACGTGAACAGCCCGGTCGAATTCGACGCGGAGACTTTCCGAGTCAAGCCGCCGCATCAGGACCAGCTCACCGATCTGCTTCGCGAACTGGAATTCACGGCCCTGCTGAAAACCCTGCAACCGGCAACCAAACCTGCCGAGACACCGGCGGCCGCATTCACAGTCATCCAAGATGAGCTGTCCGCGGAACGATTCGTCGACAGGCTTCCTGCAGGCAGCCCGCTCGCCGTGCAATGCTTTCTCTCTGGCGGATCCAGCGTCCAGGCCGACGTGCTCGGCTTCGCACTCTCATCGGGAGGCCAGACCGCCTTTTTCCCGCTCGACGTGCAGACCTACATGCGCCCGATCACAACGCTGCTGCACGACCAGACCCGCACCAAGGTCGTGCATGATTTGAAAGCCGCCTTGCTCGCGTTCCATCGCATCGGCGTGACCCTGTCCGGCCCCTATCTCGACACGATGGTTGCGGACTATCTGCTCAACCCCAACCGCCGCGACCACAGCCTGGCGACAATTGCGATGGAGACCGTTGGCCACCGCCTGGGCGAATCCCGCACCGAAGCCAAGGCGCCACAGTCGCTGTTCGATGAAGACCACGGCTCGCGCGACGAGACCGCCGAACAGGCCGCCGTGCTGGCCCAGCTAGCCCCGGTGATGATCGAGCGCATGACCGCTCAAGGGAGCCTGGCCCTGTTTCAAGAAATCGAAATGCCGCTCGTGCCGGTGCTGGCGGAGATCGAACGGAACGGATTCTTGCTCGACGTGGAGGGGCTCCGCGTCTTGAGCAAGGAGCTTGAGCGCGAACTCGACACCATGATGGAGACCATTGCCAGGCTGGCCGGGACCGAGTTCAACATCAACTCGCCTAAGCAGCTCGCGACCGTCCTCTTCGAGAAACTCGGCCTGAAACCAGGCCGCAAAACCAAAACCGGCTATTCGACCGATGAAGACACGCTCACACAACTCGCCACCCAGCACGACTTGCCCGCGCAGATCCTGAACTACCGCAGCATCAGCAAACTCAAATCGACCTATGTCGATGCCTTGCCGGAATTGGTGAATCCTGAAACCAAGCGGCTCCACACCTCGCTGAATCAAACCGTCGCCGCGACCGGCCGGCTCTCCTCCACCGAGCCGAATCTCCAGAATATTCCCGTGAAGGGCGACTATGGCCTGCGCATTCGCGAAGCCTTCATCGCGCCGGAAGGCCACACCCTCCTCTGCGCCGACTACAGCCAGATCGAACCGCGCATTCTCGCGCACCTCTCGCAAGACCCGCGGCTACTCGACGTCTTCGAAAAGGGCGAAGACATTCACATGGCGACCGCTATGGACATTTTTCATCTCCCCGCCTCGCAAATCACGCGCGAGATGCGGCGCGCGGCCAAGAGCGTCGTGTTCGGCATCGTCTACGGCATCAGTCCCTTCGGCCTCTCGCAGAACATCGGCGTCCCGCAGGCGGAAGCCAAAAAATATATCGAAACCTATTTTGAGAAATACGCAGGCGTGCGCGACCTGATGGATCGCAATATCGCCGAAGGGAAAGAGAAAGGCTTCACCACCACCATTCTCGGCAGGCGCCGCCCGATCCCCGAGCTGCAAAGCGGCGACCCGACCCAGCGCGGCTTCGGCGAGCGCATGGCTGTAAATAGTCCCATCCAGGGTTCAGCTGCGGATCTGATCAAAGTGGCCATGATCAACGTGAGCAACGCCCTCCATCGCGAGATGCCGCACACCAAGATGATCCTCCAGGTCCATGACGAATTGATTTTCGAAGTGCCGGAGAAAGAGCTGGACGAGGCCAAACGGCTTGTGAAGCACGAGATGGAAGGCGTGGGCAAACAGCTACATCTCTCAGTCCCGCTCAAAGTCGATCTCGGCACCGGCCACAACTGGCGCGCCGCGCATCCGTAGGCTAATGATCCCTAGATATTTTGACAGGCTAGTGTGCCCACTATAGAATTTGCTCAACTAATTATCTGCCGTCTTCTTAATTCGATCAGAAGGGCAAGTGACACAAGCCAACAAACTACTAGAGCGGATTCTTCGCGGGACATCAGATGCGAATATTTCATTCAATGGACTCTGTCACTTGTTGAAGCACTTGGGATTTGAAGAACGAATTCGAGGGAGCCACCATATTTTCATAAAAGCGGGAATCGAAGAGATTTTGAATCTACAGCCCAAAGGCTCCCAGACAAAGCCCTATCAAGTAAAGCAGGTTCGCCACGTGATCCTTCGGTACAAGTTAGGAGGCGACGTCAATGAGTAAGTATGAAGTCATTATCTATTGGAGCAAGGACGATCAGGCCTTCATTGCCGAAGTACCGGAATTGCCTGGCTGTGCGGCCGATGGTGCGACCTACCAAGAAGCTCTGGCAAACGTTGAGATCATCATTCAGGAGTGGATTGAAACGGCGAAGGACCTTGGCCGCCCGATTCCTGAACCTAAAGGCCGCCTAGCCTTTGCTTGACCTACCCAAAGGTGGCCGTTCGTTTACCACACCCTCCGTCCCACTCAAAGTCGATCTCGGCACCGGCCATAATTGGCGCGCGGCACATCCGTAACCGTAAGCTCCCCGTAAATTGAGACGGTCAAACGGAGAACATTCTGGCACAATCGTCACCCTAGCCAGAAGGTTCCCATGCGCCAGTTGAAGTTCACCGAGACGCAGATTGTGTCGATCCTGAAAGAAGCCGATGGCGGCCGCCCGGTCAATGAGATCTGGCGGCACTACGGGATCAGCTCCGCCACCTACTATAAGTGGAAAGCCAAATACGGCGGGTTAGAGGCCTCGGACGTGAAGCGGCTGAAGGAATTGGAGCACGAGAACGGCCGGCTGAAGCGGATGTATGCGGATCTGTCGCTGGAAAACGCCGCGCTCAAGGATGTCATCGCAAAAAAGCTCTAAGGCCTGCTGAGCGGCGGGAGGTCGTCATGCACTTGGTGACACAAGGCGGCCTTTCGGTTCAGCGGGCCTGTCGCGCGGTTGGACTTGGACGGGCGACGTACTATCGGCCGCTGGTGGATTGGGCACGCCGTGATGCCTCGGTCATCGCGGCCCTCACGGCCCTGGTGGCGGTCAAAAGTCGCTGGGGCTTCTGGAAATGTTTCGATCGGCTCCGACTCGACGGCCAGGGGTGGAATCATAAGCGGGTCTGGCGAGTCTACTGCGTACTCCGGCTGAATCTCCCCCGCCGGACGAAGAAGCNNNNNNNNNNNNNNNNNNNNNNNNNNNNNNNNNNNNNNNNNNNNNNNNNNNNNNNNNNNNNNNNNNNNNNNNNNNNNNNNNNNNNNNNNNNNNNNNNNNNACCGGCATCGGCCTCTTTCAGGATCGACACAATTTGCGTTTCGGTGAACTTCGACTGGCGCATAGGAACCTCCTGGCTAGGGTGACGTATTCTGCCAGAAAGTTCTCCTTACTGAGTGTCGCGGTTTACGGGGAGCTTACATTTCCACCTCCTGACTTTGCTACAATCCCGTCCTCTCTGAATAAGTATAGGTGTCTGTGTGTAACCAATCGCCCGGTCAATGACCACTTTGCGGTTGCGCGGCTTGAAGGGAAATGACCTGGTGAAGACTATCGCGATTATCGGAGGCGGGCCGGCTGGGCTGATGGCTGCGGAAAGTGCGAGCGCGGCGGGAGTGCAGGTAGATTTGTATGATGCCATGCCGTCGGTCGGGAGAAAGTTCTTGCTGGCTGGGAAGGGCGGGCTGAATCTCACACACTCGGAGCCGGTGGAGAAACTGTTGTCTCGATATGGAACGCGGCGGACTCAGATTGCTCCGCTCCTGGCTGTGTTCGGCCCGGATGCGCTGCGTGCCTGGGTGCAGGGATTGGGGATTGAAACATTTGTCGGGTCGTCCGGCCGGGTGTTTCCGAAAGATATGAAATCGGCTCCGTTGTTGCGAGCTTGGCTGCGGCGATTACGTCAGGCCGGTGTGCGGTTCCATGTGCGGCATAAATGGCGCGGGTGGGATGCGCAGGGTGCGCTGCAATTCGATTCTCCTGATGGGGTGCAGGTGGTTCGCGCCGATGCAGTGATCCTTGCCTTAGGCGGAGGCAGCTGGCCGCAGCTTGGCTCGGATGCCGCCTGGGTGCCGTGGCTCGCGCAGCGTGGCGTGTCGGTGAGTCCCTTGCGCCCGGCCAACTGTGGATTCGACATTGCCTGGACGGAGATTTTCAAGAACAAGTTTGCAGGTCATCCGGTGAAATCCGTGGCCTTGAAAATTCAGACGCCGGCGGGCGGGGAGAAATGGCGGCAAGGCGAATTCGTCGTGACCACAACCGGGGTGGAAGGAGGCGTGGTTTACTCGATGTCGTCCCTCCTGCGCGACGAAATTGCGACGAAGGGAACGGCGATGTTGCGGCTGGACCTGGCGCCCGATCAGGATCTTTCCCGGTTGACGAATGATCTCGCCAAGCCGCGCGGGAAAAAAACCATGGCGACGCATTTGGAGCGACGGTTGGGCATGACGGGCGTGAAAGTCGGGCTGTTGCGCGAAGTGGTGTCGAAGGAAGACTTTACCGATCCAGCCAAACTCGCCGCGGCGATCAAATCATTGCCGTTGAAGTTGACCGCGACCAGGCCGCTGGCTGAGTCGATCAGTACCGCCGGTGGAGTCATCTTTGAGGCTTTGGATGATCGCTTGATGTTGCGCGAGGTGCCGGGAGTGTTTTGTACTGGGGAAATGCTGGATTGGGAAGCGCCGACTGGCGGGTATCTGCTCACGGCTTGTTTTGCCAGCGGCCGCGTGGCCGGTGCGGGCGCGGTGGCTTGGCTCACGGCACGGTCACGCTGAAGAGGACATGCCATGATTTTGCCAGCGAATAGCGAGCGACCGATTCTCGAACGCTTCTTGAAAGCCGAAGCCATGGCGCTGTGGGCCGTGCGCGCGGCGCAATTGCGTGACGTGCCGCCGAATGTCCTGGCCTTTCTCAAACAGCACGAAGCCGATGAGGAAGAGCATTTAAAGCATTTCGAAGCGCTGGTGGGCTATCAGTCATGGGGGCGCGAGGTCTTGCCGGTGGTGCCGCATCAGTGGCCGGCACTGGCGGTGCTGCTGTTTGGATACGAGGCGTTGGGATTGGAGTTTGCGAAACTGCTGGTTAGCCTTCGTCCGGATATGCAATCTATCGTGGATGACGAAGAAACCCACGTCTCGTTTTTCGAGCATGAGATCAGGAAGCTTCTCGCCGGTGCGGGAGGCGAGGCCGATCAGGCGCGTATTTCAGCGAGGGCCTGGTGGAAGAAATTTCCGAGAACCGTTGAACGGTACCTGCAAGATGCCAGTCTGAACGAATGTCGCACTGAGGTCATGGCGCAGATGCAGGCAGCGATCCAACAGCGATTTATCGATGTGGAGTTGCTGAGGTAACAGAGTACTCGCTTCACTCAAAGGCTCAACGTACCGAATCGTACGC
Proteins encoded in this region:
- a CDS encoding hypothetical protein (Evidence 4 : Unknown function but conserved in other organisms; MaGe:77307636), with the protein product MILPANSERPILERFLKAEAMALWAVRAAQLRDVPPNVLAFLKQHEADEEEHLKHFEALVGYQSWGREVLPVVPHQWPALAVLLFGYEALGLEFAKLLVSLRPDMQSIVDDEETHVSFFEHEIRKLLAGAGGEADQARISARAWWKKFPRTVERYLQDASLNECRTEVMAQMQAAIQQRFIDVELLR
- a CDS encoding Type II toxin-antitoxin system HicA family toxin (MaGe:77307629), which translates into the protein MTQANKLLERILRGTSDANISFNGLCHLLKHLGFEERIRGSHHIFIKAGIEEILNLQPKGSQTKPYQVKQVRHVILRYKLGGDVNE
- a CDS encoding Low calcium response locus protein S (MaGe:77307631), producing MRQLKFTETQIVSILKEADGGRPVNEIWRHYGISSATYYKWKAKYGGLEASDVKRLKELEHENGRLKRMYADLSLENAALKDVIAKKL
- a CDS encoding hypothetical protein (Evidence 4 : Unknown function but conserved in other organisms; MaGe:77307626), whose translation is MSLRTLTSRRSRVFLLLLILIAGGGSDLGDSLAAENDEFQIEIGKKGLGKEVVITQGAKEWFMLIEVTPENTVVVRQEKDRDKYLVDESETHDRPLVPAEVDAAIADYINSVKARAKKK
- a CDS encoding hypothetical protein (Evidence 4 : Unknown function but conserved in other organisms; MaGe:77307625) is translated as MSQKPKFVIFAHNATYDKLHQVATLGMTAAAMGKDVIVVLLFWTIKKLAEGKVDQIDFPPEYAGSAEEVTRLLKEKKVPKISEMFQDAKQVGQFRLIACSAGLEYMGVDGQAVETKVDEVLGLPAILSLTAEAETKLFI
- a CDS encoding hypothetical protein (Evidence 5 : Unknown function; MaGe:77307634) — translated: MRFGELRLAHRNLLARVTYSARKFSLLSVAVYGELTFPPPDFATIPSSLNKYRCLCVTNRPVNDHFAVARLEGK
- a CDS encoding hypothetical protein (Evidence 4 : Unknown function but conserved in other organisms; MaGe:77307635), with product MTTLRLRGLKGNDLVKTIAIIGGGPAGLMAAESASAAGVQVDLYDAMPSVGRKFLLAGKGGLNLTHSEPVEKLLSRYGTRRTQIAPLLAVFGPDALRAWVQGLGIETFVGSSGRVFPKDMKSAPLLRAWLRRLRQAGVRFHVRHKWRGWDAQGALQFDSPDGVQVVRADAVILALGGGSWPQLGSDAAWVPWLAQRGVSVSPLRPANCGFDIAWTEIFKNKFAGHPVKSVALKIQTPAGGEKWRQGEFVVTTTGVEGGVVYSMSSLLRDEIATKGTAMLRLDLAPDQDLSRLTNDLAKPRGKKTMATHLERRLGMTGVKVGLLREVVSKEDFTDPAKLAAAIKSLPLKLTATRPLAESISTAGGVIFEALDDRLMLREVPGVFCTGEMLDWEAPTGGYLLTACFASGRVAGAGAVAWLTARSR
- a CDS encoding DNA polymerase I (MaGe:77307628) — its product is MPTANTSRKTLYLIDGSAYIYRAFFALPALNNSKGLQTNAVYGFMTTLLKILRERKPDGIVVAFDERGPTFRQQEFKEYKAQRPPMPDGMSAQIPYIHRAVEALNIPAVKQAGYEADDLIGTLAKQAERAGEDVVIVTGDKDMLQLVTPHIRIYDPVKDKWSGEAESIAKFGVEPARVVEIMGLMGDASDNIPGVKGIGEKTAIKLIAQFGTIDDLLRRVEEVTPARVKAMLIEQADNARLSRKLATIDVNSPVEFDAETFRVKPPHQDQLTDLLRELEFTALLKTLQPATKPAETPAAAFTVIQDELSAERFVDRLPAGSPLAVQCFLSGGSSVQADVLGFALSSGGQTAFFPLDVQTYMRPITTLLHDQTRTKVVHDLKAALLAFHRIGVTLSGPYLDTMVADYLLNPNRRDHSLATIAMETVGHRLGESRTEAKAPQSLFDEDHGSRDETAEQAAVLAQLAPVMIERMTAQGSLALFQEIEMPLVPVLAEIERNGFLLDVEGLRVLSKELERELDTMMETIARLAGTEFNINSPKQLATVLFEKLGLKPGRKTKTGYSTDEDTLTQLATQHDLPAQILNYRSISKLKSTYVDALPELVNPETKRLHTSLNQTVAATGRLSSTEPNLQNIPVKGDYGLRIREAFIAPEGHTLLCADYSQIEPRILAHLSQDPRLLDVFEKGEDIHMATAMDIFHLPASQITREMRRAAKSVVFGIVYGISPFGLSQNIGVPQAEAKKYIETYFEKYAGVRDLMDRNIAEGKEKGFTTTILGRRRPIPELQSGDPTQRGFGERMAVNSPIQGSAADLIKVAMINVSNALHREMPHTKMILQVHDELIFEVPEKELDEAKRLVKHEMEGVGKQLHLSVPLKVDLGTGHNWRAAHP
- a CDS encoding Type II toxin-antitoxin system HicB family antitoxin (MaGe:77307630), which translates into the protein MSKYEVIIYWSKDDQAFIAEVPELPGCAADGATYQEALANVEIIIQEWIETAKDLGRPIPEPKGRLAFA
- a CDS encoding hypothetical protein (Evidence 4 : Unknown function but conserved in other organisms; MaGe:77307627), producing the protein MDAILETVTQYVPAHVLIWLTVCSLIGFIGTLIAIPFIMVRLPADYFDIRVPRYWMQDRQPVLRWVGLIVKNAVGAIFLLAGFAMLFLPGQGILTMLIGISLLDFPGKRTLEAKIVGQPTVLQALNAMRAKFDKPPLTIAPSS